One genomic region from Streptomyces venezuelae encodes:
- a CDS encoding glycosyltransferase has product MHVLVVHNRYSSAQPSGENRVVDEEVGLLRAAGHRVDVFERRSDDIAARSLLGKAAVPLLVPWNPAVRTELTARLRAERPDVVHVHNVFPLLSPAVLAACADAGVPVVATLHNYTQVCPPGTLHRDGRPCTECVGSATSLPAVRHGCYRNSRLATVPLAVSLSVNRRRWWSGVERFFCISAAQRDVLVRSGMPPERLAVKHNFVPEPGIARAGAGEHLLFLGRLAETKGVRLLMAAWDAVAADGGVGVPLVIAGAGPLESEVSAWAADRDDVRYVGLYDPDRCRRAVARSVAVVAPSMSLETFGLVVAEAMAAGVPAVAAAHGAFVELVDDGVTGLLHAPGDAASLAARLRRIATDPALNREMGQAARRRYERDFSPAVGLERLVEEYHAAIAGWSGGGDGPLPTGDESTGSRRGTGASGMGE; this is encoded by the coding sequence ATGCATGTCCTTGTGGTGCACAACCGCTATTCCTCGGCGCAGCCGAGCGGCGAGAACAGGGTGGTCGACGAAGAGGTGGGGCTGCTGCGCGCGGCCGGCCACCGGGTCGACGTCTTCGAGCGGCGCAGCGACGACATCGCCGCCCGGTCGCTCCTCGGCAAGGCCGCCGTGCCGCTCCTCGTGCCGTGGAACCCGGCCGTCCGTACGGAGCTCACCGCCCGGCTCCGCGCCGAGCGGCCGGACGTGGTGCACGTCCACAACGTCTTCCCGCTCCTGTCCCCCGCGGTGCTCGCCGCCTGCGCCGACGCCGGCGTACCGGTCGTCGCCACGCTGCACAACTACACCCAGGTCTGCCCGCCCGGCACGCTGCACCGGGACGGCCGGCCGTGCACCGAGTGCGTCGGGTCGGCGACCTCGCTGCCGGCCGTCCGGCACGGCTGCTACCGGAACTCCCGGCTCGCGACCGTTCCGCTCGCGGTCAGCCTGTCGGTCAACCGGCGGCGCTGGTGGTCCGGCGTGGAGCGGTTCTTCTGCATCTCCGCCGCGCAGCGCGACGTCCTGGTGCGGTCCGGCATGCCGCCCGAGCGGCTTGCCGTGAAGCACAACTTCGTGCCCGAGCCGGGCATCGCCCGAGCGGGCGCGGGCGAGCATCTGCTCTTCCTCGGGCGGCTCGCGGAGACCAAAGGCGTGCGGCTGCTCATGGCCGCGTGGGACGCGGTCGCGGCGGACGGCGGTGTGGGCGTGCCGCTCGTGATCGCCGGCGCGGGGCCGCTGGAGAGCGAGGTGTCCGCCTGGGCGGCGGACCGGGACGACGTGCGGTACGTCGGCCTGTACGACCCCGATCGGTGCCGGCGGGCCGTCGCGCGGTCGGTCGCCGTGGTGGCGCCGTCGATGTCGCTGGAGACGTTCGGCCTGGTCGTCGCGGAGGCGATGGCGGCCGGGGTCCCGGCCGTCGCCGCCGCTCACGGCGCCTTCGTCGAGCTCGTCGACGACGGGGTGACCGGGCTGCTGCACGCGCCGGGCGATGCCGCCTCGCTCGCGGCCCGCCTGCGCCGGATCGCGACCGATCCGGCCCTCAACCGGGAGATGGGACAGGCGGCCCGGCGCCGTTACGAGCGGGACTTCAGCCCGGCGGTCGGGCTGGAGCGCCTGGTGGAGGAGTACCACGCCGCGATAGCGGGGTGGTCCGGCGGCGGGGACGGCCCGCTGCCGACAGGGGACGAGAGCACTGGCTCGCGGCGGGGCACCGGCGCGAGCGGGATGGGGGAATGA
- a CDS encoding class I SAM-dependent methyltransferase — MTRCRLCGSAALASVVDLGATPPCESFLAADRLDRPEPAYPLHLRVCTECWLAQIPPLITPEDTFQEYAYFSSYSTSWVEHARTFVDGAVQRIGLGEDAFVVEVASNDGYLLRHVVDRGIRCLGIEPSVNVGAAAREAGVPTLTEFLSPDTGAAVRAEHGPADLVVANNVYAHIPDVVGFTRGLRALVADDGWVSVEVQHLLTLIEENQYDTIYHEHFQYYTVASAIRALASGGLSLVDVELLPTHGGSIRLWARPAEVAGEPSRRVAEVLDREKAAGLQELSGYAEFSARVAKVRRDLLKFLIEAAERGKTVVGYGAPGKGNTLLNHCGIRPDLLAYTVDRNPYKHGRFTPGTRIPILPPERIAADRPDYVLVLPWNLRAELVEQLSFVHEWGGRLVFPIPELSIVEVKP, encoded by the coding sequence ATGACACGATGCCGACTCTGCGGCTCGGCGGCGCTGGCCAGCGTCGTCGACCTGGGGGCGACGCCGCCGTGCGAGAGCTTTCTCGCCGCGGACCGGCTGGACCGGCCGGAGCCCGCGTACCCGCTGCACCTGCGGGTCTGCACGGAGTGCTGGCTGGCGCAGATCCCACCGCTGATCACACCGGAGGACACGTTCCAGGAGTACGCGTACTTCTCCTCGTACTCGACGTCCTGGGTGGAGCACGCGCGTACGTTCGTCGACGGCGCCGTACAGCGGATCGGTCTCGGCGAGGACGCCTTCGTGGTCGAGGTCGCGAGCAACGACGGATACCTGCTGAGGCACGTGGTGGACCGCGGGATCCGCTGCCTCGGCATCGAGCCGTCGGTGAACGTCGGCGCCGCGGCGCGGGAGGCCGGGGTCCCGACGCTCACGGAGTTCCTGAGCCCGGACACCGGCGCGGCCGTCCGCGCCGAGCACGGCCCGGCGGACCTGGTCGTGGCCAACAACGTGTACGCGCACATCCCCGACGTGGTCGGCTTCACCCGGGGGCTGCGCGCCCTGGTCGCCGACGACGGCTGGGTCTCCGTCGAGGTGCAGCACCTGCTGACCCTGATCGAGGAGAACCAGTACGACACGATCTACCACGAGCACTTCCAGTACTACACGGTCGCATCCGCGATCCGGGCGCTCGCGAGCGGCGGACTCTCGCTCGTGGACGTCGAGCTGCTGCCCACGCACGGCGGTTCCATCCGGCTGTGGGCCCGGCCGGCCGAGGTGGCGGGCGAGCCGTCCCGGAGGGTGGCCGAGGTGCTCGACCGGGAGAAGGCGGCCGGGCTCCAGGAGCTGTCGGGATACGCCGAGTTCTCCGCCCGGGTCGCCAAGGTGCGCCGGGACCTGCTGAAGTTCCTCATCGAGGCGGCCGAGCGCGGCAAGACGGTCGTCGGCTACGGCGCCCCGGGCAAGGGCAACACCCTGCTCAACCACTGCGGCATCCGGCCCGACCTGCTCGCGTACACGGTCGACCGGAATCCCTACAAGCACGGCAGGTTCACCCCGGGCACCCGTATCCCGATCCTGCCGCCCGAGCGGATCGCCGCCGACAGGCCGGACTACGTCCTCGTCCTCCCGTGGAACCTGCGGGCCGAGCTGGTCGAGCAGCTGTCCTTCGTGCACGAGTGGGGCGGCCGCCTGGTCTTCCCCATACCGGAGCTGAGCATTGTGGAGGTCAAGCCGTGA
- a CDS encoding glucose-1-phosphate cytidylyltransferase, with amino-acid sequence MKVVLFCGGYGMRMRNGASDDVPKPMAMVGPRPLIWHVMRYYAHFGHKEFILCLGYGAHHIKDFFLNYEETTSNDFVLRGGRTELLSTDIADWTITFAQTGIESPIGERLRRVRHHLEGDEMFLANYADVLTDAPLPEMIEKFSRRDAGASMMVVPPQSSFHCVELGEDGLVGGITAVSELPLWENGGYFVLRQEVFDHIPENGDLVADGCAALAKEGRLVAHRHRGFWKPTDTVKERAALDEAYARGDRPWAVWERGGAAAAAAVAGARA; translated from the coding sequence GTGAAGGTCGTGCTGTTCTGCGGCGGTTACGGGATGCGGATGCGCAACGGCGCCTCCGACGACGTGCCCAAGCCGATGGCGATGGTCGGGCCGCGGCCACTGATCTGGCACGTCATGCGGTACTACGCGCACTTCGGGCACAAGGAGTTCATCCTGTGCCTCGGATACGGCGCGCACCACATCAAGGACTTCTTCCTCAACTACGAGGAGACGACGTCCAACGACTTCGTGCTGCGCGGCGGGCGGACCGAGCTGCTGTCCACCGACATCGCCGACTGGACGATCACCTTCGCCCAGACCGGCATCGAGTCGCCGATCGGGGAACGGCTCCGCCGGGTGCGGCACCACCTGGAGGGCGACGAGATGTTCCTCGCCAACTACGCCGACGTGCTCACCGACGCCCCGCTGCCGGAGATGATCGAGAAGTTCTCCCGGCGCGACGCCGGCGCGTCGATGATGGTGGTGCCGCCGCAGTCCTCGTTCCACTGCGTGGAGCTGGGCGAGGACGGACTGGTGGGAGGCATCACCGCGGTCAGCGAACTGCCGCTGTGGGAGAACGGCGGCTACTTCGTGCTCCGTCAGGAGGTCTTCGACCACATACCGGAGAACGGGGACCTGGTCGCCGACGGGTGCGCCGCCCTGGCCAAGGAGGGCCGGCTCGTGGCGCACCGGCACCGGGGCTTCTGGAAGCCGACCGACACCGTGAAGGAGCGGGCCGCGCTCGACGAGGCCTACGCCCGGGGCGACCGCCCGTGGGCCGTGTGGGAGCGGGGCGGCGCGGCGGCGGCCGCGGCCGTCGCCGGAGCACGGGCGTGA
- a CDS encoding PIG-L deacetylase family protein, translated as MIRLGAGRLDRVVAVGAHCDDIAIGAGGTLLTLCLARPGIRVDALVLSGGGGEREQEERAALAAFCPGADLRLTVHKLPDGRLPAHWDEAKGAIEELRGQTEPDLVLAPRTEDAHQDHRGLARLMTTAFRDHLVLGYEIVKWDGDLGRPAAYQPLTPEIAERKVRLLQEHYPSQRHRPWYDREAFLGLARIRGIECHARYAEAFDITKLTLDLGE; from the coding sequence GTGATCCGGCTCGGGGCCGGACGCCTCGACCGGGTCGTCGCGGTGGGCGCGCACTGCGACGACATCGCGATCGGCGCCGGGGGCACGCTGCTCACGCTCTGCCTCGCGCGGCCGGGCATCCGCGTCGACGCGCTGGTGCTCTCCGGCGGTGGCGGCGAGCGGGAGCAGGAGGAGCGGGCCGCGCTCGCCGCCTTCTGCCCGGGCGCCGACCTCCGGCTGACCGTGCACAAGCTGCCGGACGGCCGGCTGCCCGCGCACTGGGACGAGGCCAAGGGCGCGATCGAGGAGCTGCGCGGGCAGACCGAGCCCGATCTGGTCCTCGCCCCGCGCACCGAGGACGCGCACCAGGACCACCGCGGCCTGGCACGGCTCATGACCACGGCGTTCCGCGACCACCTCGTGCTCGGCTACGAGATCGTCAAGTGGGACGGCGACCTCGGCCGACCGGCGGCGTACCAGCCGCTGACGCCGGAGATCGCCGAACGGAAGGTGCGGCTGCTGCAGGAGCACTACCCCTCGCAGCGGCACCGTCCCTGGTACGACCGGGAGGCCTTCCTCGGCCTCGCCCGGATCCGCGGCATCGAATGCCACGCGCGCTACGCCGAGGCGTTCGACATCACCAAACTCACTCTCGACCTGGGGGAATGA
- a CDS encoding NAD-dependent epimerase/dehydratase family protein: MRVLLTGHQGYLGTVMAPVLTAAGHEVVGLDAGLFAGCVLGPTPADPSGHRVDLRDVTAEHVAGVDAVIHLAALSNDPLGSLAPDLTYDINHHASVRLARLAKDAGVGRFLYASTCSVYGAAGGDDLVAEDAPLRPVTPYAESKVRVEDDLHALADGDFSPVYMRNATAFGYSPRLRADIVLNNLVGHALLSGEVLVLSDGTPWRPLVHAADIARAFTAALAAPREAVHDLAFNIGSEVNNVTVAEIAEEVAEAVPGSKVRITGENGADPRSYRVDFSRFRAAVPGFDCEWTVRRGALELADAYRKHGLTREDFEQRFTRLAVLRAASGAGSVDDTLRWRR; encoded by the coding sequence TTGCGCGTACTGCTGACCGGACACCAGGGCTACCTGGGCACCGTCATGGCCCCCGTCCTCACGGCCGCCGGGCACGAGGTCGTCGGTCTCGACGCCGGACTGTTCGCCGGCTGTGTGCTCGGCCCGACGCCCGCGGACCCGTCCGGGCACCGGGTGGACCTGCGTGACGTCACGGCCGAGCACGTGGCCGGCGTGGACGCCGTGATCCACCTCGCCGCGCTCTCCAACGACCCGCTGGGGTCGCTGGCACCGGACCTCACCTACGACATCAACCACCACGCGTCCGTCCGGCTCGCCCGGCTGGCCAAGGACGCCGGGGTGGGACGCTTCCTGTACGCGTCGACGTGCTCGGTCTACGGCGCGGCGGGCGGCGACGACCTGGTCGCCGAGGACGCCCCGCTGCGGCCTGTGACGCCGTACGCGGAGTCGAAGGTGCGGGTGGAGGACGACCTGCACGCGCTGGCCGACGGCGACTTCAGCCCGGTGTACATGCGCAACGCCACCGCCTTCGGCTACTCGCCCCGGCTGCGCGCCGACATCGTGCTGAACAACCTGGTGGGCCACGCGCTGCTGTCCGGCGAGGTGCTCGTCCTCTCCGACGGCACCCCCTGGCGCCCGCTGGTGCACGCCGCCGACATCGCCCGGGCCTTCACGGCCGCGCTGGCCGCGCCGCGCGAGGCGGTGCACGACCTGGCGTTCAACATCGGCAGCGAGGTCAACAACGTCACGGTCGCCGAGATCGCCGAGGAGGTCGCCGAGGCGGTGCCCGGTTCGAAGGTGCGGATCACCGGGGAGAACGGCGCCGACCCGCGGTCGTACCGCGTGGACTTCTCCCGGTTCCGTGCGGCGGTCCCCGGCTTCGACTGCGAGTGGACGGTGCGGCGGGGCGCGCTCGAACTCGCCGACGCCTACCGGAAGCACGGCCTGACCCGGGAGGACTTCGAGCAGCGCTTCACCCGGCTCGCCGTGCTGCGCGCGGCGTCCGGCGCCGGCTCCGTCGACGACACCCTGCGGTGGCGCCGATGA
- a CDS encoding DUF4910 domain-containing protein codes for MTGPGEEMHALVERLYPLCRSITGDGVRATLDIVGEYIPLQVHEVPTGTQVLDWTVPQEWNIRDAYVADSTGRRVVDFAASSLHVLGYSVPVSATMPLAELREHLHTLPDHPSWVPYRTSYYKPEWGFCLAQETLDALPDGDYEVCVDSTLADGHLTYAEHVVRGQVADEVIVSCHVCHPALANDNMAGVAVAVFLARALAEQKPYHTYRFVFAPGTIGAITWLARNAERVEKVRHGLVLACAGDRGSLTYKRSRRGDAGIDRAMRHVLAASGRPHRIDEFTPYGYDERQYCSPGFDLGVGSLTRTPYAGYPEYHTSADNPDFVSPEAMADTLAVCREAFGVLDRDRRYVNLSPYGEPQLGRRGLYDALGGRSDTKQAQMAMLWVLNLSDGEHSLLDVAERAGLPFDTVAAAADALLDAGLIKE; via the coding sequence ATGACGGGGCCCGGCGAGGAGATGCACGCACTGGTGGAGCGGTTGTACCCGCTGTGCCGGAGCATCACCGGTGACGGTGTGCGCGCCACGCTGGACATCGTCGGCGAGTACATCCCGCTCCAGGTCCACGAGGTGCCGACCGGCACCCAGGTCCTCGACTGGACGGTGCCGCAGGAGTGGAACATCCGGGACGCGTACGTCGCCGACTCCACCGGCAGGCGGGTCGTCGACTTCGCCGCGTCCAGCCTGCACGTGCTCGGCTACAGCGTGCCGGTGTCGGCGACGATGCCGCTGGCCGAGCTGCGCGAACACCTGCACACCCTGCCGGACCACCCGTCCTGGGTGCCGTACCGGACCAGCTACTACAAGCCGGAATGGGGGTTCTGCCTGGCCCAGGAGACCCTGGACGCGCTGCCGGACGGCGACTACGAGGTGTGTGTCGACTCCACGCTCGCCGACGGCCACCTCACCTACGCGGAGCATGTGGTCCGCGGGCAGGTCGCCGACGAGGTGATCGTCTCCTGCCACGTCTGCCATCCGGCGCTGGCCAACGACAACATGGCCGGCGTCGCGGTGGCGGTGTTCCTGGCCCGGGCGCTGGCGGAGCAGAAGCCGTACCACACCTACCGGTTCGTCTTCGCCCCCGGAACGATCGGGGCGATCACCTGGCTGGCCCGCAACGCGGAGCGGGTGGAGAAGGTCAGGCACGGTCTCGTGCTCGCCTGCGCCGGTGACCGGGGCAGCCTGACGTACAAGCGGAGCAGGCGCGGCGACGCGGGGATCGACCGGGCGATGCGGCATGTGCTCGCCGCGTCCGGACGCCCGCACCGGATCGACGAGTTCACCCCGTACGGCTACGACGAGCGGCAGTACTGCTCGCCCGGGTTCGATCTCGGCGTGGGCTCGCTCACCCGGACCCCGTACGCCGGCTATCCCGAGTACCACACCTCGGCCGACAACCCGGACTTCGTCTCCCCGGAGGCGATGGCCGACACGCTCGCCGTCTGCCGCGAGGCCTTCGGCGTGCTCGACCGGGACCGGCGGTACGTCAACCTCAGCCCTTACGGCGAACCGCAGTTGGGCCGACGCGGGTTGTACGACGCGCTCGGCGGCCGCAGCGACACCAAGCAGGCCCAGATGGCCATGCTCTGGGTGCTCAACCTCTCGGACGGCGAGCACAGCCTGCTGGACGTCGCCGAGCGGGCCGGGCTGCCGTTCGACACCGTCGCCGCCGCGGCCGACGCCCTGCTCGACGCCGGGCTGATCAAGGAGTGA
- a CDS encoding glycosyltransferase family 2 protein, whose translation MTAHPRLGIGLPVYNGEEYLAESLDALLGQTYTDFELVISDNASTDATQEICRDYAARDPRIRYIRLLRNIGAAPNHNYVFTECHGELFKWASHDDLYARDLLRRCVEALDERPDVILAHADQAVIDGDGQVKVPYEYGLATASPSAPERFRSMLFEPGGDDFYGVMRADVLRRVRPHDSYHHADRTFVAEIGLNGPFHQVPELLYFRRDHPTRAERANPSKRSRCVNLDPRRAGALHPTPRLLAEYVWGFVAAIRRAPLSAADRRACYRHLAEWMSSRARPGAGERVEDRAPVDPSRLTVSVDALVAGREGREGREGRAGRRG comes from the coding sequence ATGACCGCCCACCCCCGGCTCGGCATCGGGCTGCCCGTCTACAACGGCGAGGAGTACCTCGCCGAATCCCTCGACGCCCTGCTCGGCCAGACCTACACGGACTTCGAGCTGGTCATCTCCGACAACGCCTCGACTGACGCCACGCAGGAGATCTGCCGCGACTACGCCGCCCGGGACCCGCGCATCCGGTACATCCGCCTGCTGCGGAACATCGGTGCCGCGCCGAACCACAACTACGTGTTCACCGAGTGCCACGGCGAGCTGTTCAAGTGGGCCTCGCACGACGACCTGTACGCGAGGGACCTGCTGCGGCGGTGCGTGGAGGCGCTGGACGAGCGGCCGGACGTGATCCTCGCCCACGCCGACCAGGCGGTCATCGACGGCGACGGCCAGGTGAAGGTCCCGTACGAGTACGGGCTCGCCACCGCCTCCCCGAGCGCGCCGGAGCGTTTCCGCAGCATGCTGTTCGAGCCCGGGGGCGACGACTTCTACGGGGTGATGCGGGCCGACGTGCTGCGCCGGGTGCGGCCGCACGACAGCTACCACCACGCGGACCGCACGTTCGTCGCCGAGATCGGCCTGAACGGGCCCTTCCACCAGGTGCCGGAGCTGCTGTACTTCCGCCGCGACCACCCGACCCGCGCCGAGCGGGCGAACCCCTCCAAGCGGTCCCGGTGCGTCAACCTGGATCCGCGCCGGGCGGGCGCGCTGCACCCGACGCCCCGGCTGCTGGCCGAGTACGTCTGGGGCTTCGTCGCCGCGATCCGGCGGGCGCCCCTGTCCGCGGCCGACCGGCGCGCGTGCTACCGCCACCTGGCCGAGTGGATGAGCAGCCGGGCCCGGCCGGGGGCCGGCGAGCGGGTCGAGGACCGCGCCCCGGTCGACCCGAGCCGCCTGACGGTCTCGGTCGACGCCCTCGTCGCGGGCCGCGAGGGCCGTGAGGGCCGTGAGGGCCGTGCCGGGAGGCGTGGGTGA
- a CDS encoding polysaccharide pyruvyl transferase family protein, whose translation MTAAREAPVHVGVFGLLGSGNLGNDGSLEAVLGYLRAEHPEAVVDALCGGPGAVTARYGIPATRLHWYRGEYRTASRAGAVAAKGLGKLVDVLRTGAWVRRHDVVIVPGMGVLEATLPLRPWGFPYALFLLCATGRLFGTRVALVGVGAGAIGDRPTRALVRWSARLAAYRSYRDTQSRDAMRAMGVDTARDEVHPDLAFALPAPEATTPPGPPGTVCVGVMDFHGGNDDRARAEEIHRRYVEGTTRFVRALVEDGRPVRLLTGDACDARVVAAILDAVDSPLVTAAETASLTDLMKETAAADTVVATRYHNLVCALKVGTPTLALSYAAKSDALMARMGLASYCHPAREVDAERLLEQFRELEKRSAELRRTLTERNASTARHLADQFTALTKTLFPATAHTSLHTSRKAP comes from the coding sequence GTGACGGCCGCTCGTGAAGCACCGGTGCACGTCGGGGTGTTCGGTCTCCTCGGCTCCGGCAACCTCGGCAACGACGGGTCGCTCGAAGCGGTACTGGGATACCTCCGCGCCGAACACCCTGAGGCGGTCGTGGACGCGCTGTGCGGCGGCCCCGGGGCCGTCACGGCCCGGTACGGGATCCCCGCGACCCGGCTGCACTGGTACCGCGGGGAGTACCGGACCGCGTCGCGTGCGGGCGCGGTCGCGGCGAAGGGGCTCGGCAAGCTCGTCGACGTCCTCCGCACCGGCGCCTGGGTGCGCCGGCACGACGTGGTGATCGTGCCGGGCATGGGCGTCCTGGAGGCCACGCTGCCACTGCGGCCGTGGGGATTCCCGTATGCGCTGTTCCTGCTCTGTGCGACGGGCCGGCTGTTCGGCACCCGGGTGGCGCTGGTGGGCGTCGGCGCCGGCGCGATCGGCGACCGGCCGACCCGCGCCCTGGTGCGCTGGTCGGCGCGGCTCGCCGCGTACCGGTCGTACCGGGACACCCAGTCGCGCGACGCGATGCGGGCGATGGGCGTGGACACCGCGCGCGACGAGGTCCACCCGGACCTCGCGTTCGCCCTGCCGGCGCCGGAGGCGACCACGCCCCCCGGTCCGCCGGGAACGGTCTGCGTCGGGGTCATGGACTTCCACGGCGGGAACGACGACCGCGCGCGGGCCGAGGAGATCCACCGGCGCTACGTCGAGGGAACGACCCGCTTCGTCCGCGCGCTGGTCGAGGACGGCAGGCCGGTCCGGCTGCTCACCGGCGACGCGTGCGACGCGCGGGTGGTCGCCGCGATCCTCGACGCGGTGGACTCGCCGCTGGTCACCGCCGCCGAGACGGCCTCCCTGACCGACCTGATGAAGGAGACGGCGGCCGCCGACACCGTGGTGGCGACCCGGTACCACAACCTGGTGTGCGCGTTGAAGGTCGGCACGCCGACGCTCGCGCTCAGCTACGCGGCGAAGAGCGACGCGCTCATGGCCCGCATGGGGCTCGCCTCGTACTGCCACCCGGCGCGCGAGGTCGACGCCGAACGGCTGCTGGAGCAGTTCCGGGAGCTGGAGAAGCGATCGGCCGAACTGCGCCGGACCCTGACCGAGCGGAACGCTTCCACCGCCCGCCACCTCGCGGACCAGTTCACCGCGCTGACGAAGACCCTGTTCCCGGCAACCGCCCACACCTCCCTCCACACCTCGCGGAAGGCTCCATGA
- the rfbC gene encoding dTDP-4-dehydrorhamnose 3,5-epimerase, producing the protein MKATEVPEIAGAYLFEPTPYADERGFFSRTFDADVVRSVGLDPNAFVQDSLSRSVRGVLRGLHLRSGAGEAKLVRCSYGRIFDVVVDLRADSPTYRNRAFVELSDETQATLYIPAGCAHGFQALTETADTSYRIDRPHDPAEDVTIAFDDPELAIPWPLPATSMSRRDREAPSLAEVLKQKES; encoded by the coding sequence ATGAAAGCGACCGAAGTCCCGGAGATCGCCGGCGCGTACCTGTTCGAGCCGACGCCGTACGCCGACGAGCGCGGCTTCTTCAGCCGTACCTTCGACGCCGACGTGGTCCGCTCGGTGGGCCTCGACCCGAACGCCTTCGTCCAGGACAGCCTGTCCCGCTCGGTCCGGGGCGTACTGCGCGGCCTGCACCTGCGCTCCGGCGCCGGCGAGGCCAAGCTCGTGCGGTGCTCGTACGGGAGGATCTTCGACGTCGTCGTGGACCTGCGGGCGGACTCGCCGACCTACCGGAACCGGGCCTTCGTCGAGCTGTCCGACGAGACGCAGGCGACCCTCTACATCCCGGCGGGGTGCGCCCACGGCTTCCAGGCGCTCACCGAGACCGCCGACACCTCGTACCGGATCGACCGACCGCACGATCCGGCCGAGGACGTGACGATCGCCTTCGACGACCCGGAGCTCGCCATTCCCTGGCCGTTGCCGGCCACCTCGATGTCCCGGCGGGACCGGGAGGCGCCGAGCCTCGCCGAGGTCCTGAAGCAGAAGGAGAGCTGA
- a CDS encoding glutamate-1-semialdehyde 2,1-aminomutase, with product MDTEDTEDTGELVLPRSRQANERLHALVPGGAHTYAKGDDQYPENLAPVISHGRGAHVWDVDGNRYIEYGSGLRSVSLGHAHPRVVEAVRRELDRGSNFVRPSVMEIEAAERFLATVPTAEMVKFAKNGSDATTAAVRLARAVTGRPRVALCGDHPFFSTDDWFIGTTPMSAGIPAATGELTVAFPYGDLAATEQLLSRYEGEVACLILEPATHTEPPPGYLAGLRELADRHGCVLVFDEMITGFRWSEAGAQGLYGVVPDLSTFGKALGNGFAVSALAGRRELMEWGGLRHSGDRVFLLSTTHGAETHSLAAAMAVQTTYTEEDITARLHTLGERLATGVREAAASMGVGDHLVVRGRASNLVFATLDEHGRPSQEYRTLFLRRLLAGGVLAPSFVVSSALDDTDIDHTVDVVAQACAVYRKALDAADPTPWLAGRPVKPVFRRAV from the coding sequence ATGGACACCGAAGACACCGAAGACACCGGCGAGCTCGTCCTCCCCCGGTCGCGGCAGGCGAACGAGCGGCTGCACGCCCTGGTCCCCGGGGGCGCGCACACCTATGCCAAGGGCGACGACCAGTACCCCGAGAACCTGGCTCCGGTCATCAGCCACGGCCGCGGAGCCCATGTGTGGGACGTCGACGGCAACCGCTACATCGAGTACGGCTCCGGCCTGCGCTCGGTCAGCCTCGGTCACGCCCACCCCCGCGTGGTCGAGGCGGTGCGGCGGGAGCTCGACCGCGGCAGCAACTTCGTCCGGCCGTCGGTCATGGAGATCGAGGCGGCGGAACGCTTCCTCGCCACGGTGCCGACCGCCGAGATGGTGAAGTTCGCGAAGAACGGCTCCGACGCGACCACCGCGGCGGTGCGCCTGGCCCGCGCCGTCACCGGCCGGCCACGCGTGGCCCTCTGCGGCGACCACCCCTTCTTCTCGACCGACGACTGGTTCATCGGCACCACGCCGATGTCCGCCGGCATTCCGGCCGCGACCGGCGAACTCACCGTGGCGTTCCCCTACGGGGACCTGGCCGCCACGGAGCAACTGCTCAGCCGGTACGAGGGCGAGGTCGCCTGCCTGATCCTCGAACCCGCCACCCACACCGAGCCCCCGCCCGGGTACCTCGCCGGTCTGCGCGAGCTGGCCGACCGCCACGGCTGCGTCCTGGTCTTCGACGAGATGATCACCGGCTTCCGCTGGTCCGAGGCGGGCGCCCAGGGCCTGTACGGCGTGGTCCCCGACCTCTCCACGTTCGGCAAGGCGCTGGGCAACGGCTTCGCCGTGTCCGCCCTGGCCGGCCGCCGCGAGCTGATGGAGTGGGGCGGGCTGCGTCACTCCGGCGACCGGGTCTTCCTGCTGTCCACGACCCACGGCGCGGAGACACACTCCCTGGCGGCCGCCATGGCCGTGCAGACCACCTACACCGAGGAGGACATCACCGCCCGGCTCCACACGCTCGGCGAGCGCCTGGCCACCGGCGTCCGCGAGGCCGCGGCCTCCATGGGCGTGGGCGACCACCTCGTCGTCCGGGGCCGGGCCAGCAACCTGGTCTTCGCCACGCTCGACGAGCACGGGCGGCCCTCGCAGGAGTACCGCACGCTGTTCCTGCGCCGCCTCCTGGCGGGCGGCGTCCTGGCCCCGTCGTTCGTGGTGAGCAGCGCGCTCGACGACACCGACATCGACCACACCGTCGATGTGGTGGCGCAGGCGTGTGCGGTGTACCGGAAGGCGCTGGACGCCGCGGACCCCACCCCCTGGCTGGCCGGGCGCCCGGTGAAGCCTGTGTTCCGCCGCGCGGTGTGA